AACCGTTTGGTTAAATCATAAAGCGCTTTATCTCCTGATAATTGAACCTGATTTATAATTTCAAGCACATTTTCTTTTATTGCAGAATTTTGTCGTGGCCTTGAAAGGCACAGTTTTTTATCGTTTTCAGACAGTAATTGCCAGTTTTTAATCGTTAACATATGAATTACTCCAGCATTTTTTCAATGGGTAATACCAGGATGGAGCTTGCACCTAAATATTGAATTGTCTCTAAGGTATTCCAAAACACACCTTCACTGGAGACTACATGCACTGCAACTTTTTCATTGTTGCCCGGTAATGGAAGAATGGTTGGGGACTCAGCTCCTGGTAATTTCTGTGCAATTCGCTCAAGGGCGGATTTGGGTGCATGAAAAACTATATATTTTCTTTCTTGTGCTTGCTGGACAGCCTGAACTCTTCTGGCAAGCATAGCAAATAATTCTTGTATATCAGGTTCTAATTGCCTATGAGTTTGGATAAAGACAGCCTGACTGTTGAGTACAGTATCTACTTCTTTGAGTTTGTTATCTTCGAGTGTTTGGCCAGTAGATACCAAATCACATATCACGTCAGCCATTCCCATTCGTGGAGCCACTTCAACCGAGCCAGATAATGTCAGGATTTCCGCACTAATTTTTCGTTCAGCAAGATAATTGTTCAGTAAATTTGGATAGCTGGTTGCGATTCGTTTCCCATCCAGGCTTCCAGTACCTTGATAGTCGAATGCTTCAGGTACTGCTATCGATAAACGACAAGTACAACTGCCTAATGCCAATATTTTTTTAAAGGCTTTATCAGGTCTGTTAAGAGAAGCTTCCAGCAGCACATTCTCCCCCACTATGCCACCATCACATAAACTGTCGAATACCAGAGTAGGGATGTCATCATCGCGAACAAATAGTAAATCGATTGGAAAATTATCAACATGGGTTAATAATGCGTTTGGCTTAATACGAAACTTTAAACCACAACGTTGCAGGAGATTTAAAGATTCATCTGATAATCGGCCTTTTTTTTGTAAGGCCAGGCGTAAACGATTTTTCACAACTTCTCCAATCTTTCGGCTATTAAACGATAACCGCCTGTACCAAAACTTAAACAACGCGCAACTCGCGTGATGGTTGTTACACTGACCCCTGTTTCTTCATGAATCGTTCTGTATGGGATGCCCTGGCGTAGCAAAGGAACGACTTGCCATCGATCAGCCATAGATTCTAGTTCAGCAGGAGTACATAAGTCTGTAAAAAACTGCATGGCTTCGTCTTCGTTTTTAAGCAAGCTGATGGCTTGCATCAAATTAGGCAGCGCAGATTTATTAAAAGATCCATGTATTTTCATGTTAATGTATTAACGTATTGTAACATGTTGATGATGATAATGATTATCTTTAGCATTGTCAATAATTTAGTGAAAAAAAATTCTGGATGGGGTAGAGTATACAGGTCTCTTTCCGGGAAACTGGATTGACCGAAAATCAAAAGGCAGAAGTAAATATTTTTATCAGAGACTGTCGATATGATAAATCCTGAGGAAATGTCATGAAACCACTTACCAGAGATATTGTATTTACCCTTTCATTTAAAATGATATTGCTCGTTTTATTATGGTATTTCTGTGTCAGAGGAATGCATCCTGAGTTGTCTAGTAATAAAGAATGGTTGTTAGGAAAAGAAGAACAAACAGTACTTACCCCAAATAACAAGAGGTAGTTTTATGATTCCAGCTGCTGAAGTTGTTGATTTATCAAGGTTACAATTTGCATTAACCGCACTATATCATTTTCTATTTGTACCCCTTACGTTGGGGTTATCGGTTATGTTAGCTATCATGGAGACAGTTTATGTAATGACTGGCCGTGATCTCTGGAAGAAAATGGTCAAATACTGGGGTGTTTTGTTTGGGATTAATTTTGTTTTGGGAGTTGCAACCGGCCTGACTATGGAATTCCAGTTTGGTACTAACTGGGCTTACTATTCACATTATGTTGGAGATGTATTTGGTGCTCCATTGGCGATCGAAGGGCTAATGGCCTTTTTTCTCGAAGCTACCTTTGTGGGTTTATTTTTCTTTGGCTGGAACAGATTGTCAAAATTGCAGCATCTGACCTCAACATGGTTATTAGCTTTAGGCACTAATCTTTCAGCATTGTGGATTTTAATTGCTAATGGTTGGATGCAACATCCTGTAGGCGCCTATTTTGATTACCAAACGATGAGAATGGAGGTCAGCAGTTTCTACGAAATGCTGTTTAATCCTGTTGCTCAGGCCAAGTTTGTGCATACCATCAGTGCGGGATATGTGACAGGAGCCATGTTTGTCTTATCCATAAGCGCCTATTTTCTTTTGCGGGGACGAAATAAAGCGTTTGCCAAACGCTCAATGACGGTCGCAGTTTCTTTTGGTTTGGCTTCGGCATTGTCTGTTGTGGTACTGGGCGATGAGAGCGGTTATGTTGCCAATGAAAACCAAAAAATGAAGTTGGCTACTATGGAGGCGATGTGGCATACCGAGAAAGCTCCCGCCAATTTGACTGTTTTTGGAATACCAGATGAGAAGACTCTAACGACAAAATATGCAATAGATATTCCTTATGCCCTTGGTATTATTGCCACGCGTTCGTTCAATACTCCTTTACAAGGTATTATTGAATTAATTGAGGAAGGAAAATTAAAAATCAAAGATGGGATGATCGCATACGATGCATTGAAGGTTTTACAGAAAGATCCAAAGAATGAACAAGCTAAGGCTGTTTTTACAAAACATAGCGAAAATCTTGGTTATGCTTTATTGCTCAAGAAATATACTGAGAATGTGACGGATGCTACTGAGGAGCAAATAAATCAAGCAGCGCACGATCTCAAGCCTAAAGTCCTGCCGATGTTCTTTTCTTTCAGAATTATGGTCGCGTGTGGAATATATTTTATACTTCTTTTCGCAACCGGATTTTATTTATCGGTAAGACATCGGCTGGAAAAAACACTCTGGTACCA
Above is a genomic segment from Legionella pneumophila subsp. pascullei containing:
- the hisG gene encoding ATP phosphoribosyltransferase encodes the protein MKNRLRLALQKKGRLSDESLNLLQRCGLKFRIKPNALLTHVDNFPIDLLFVRDDDIPTLVFDSLCDGGIVGENVLLEASLNRPDKAFKKILALGSCTCRLSIAVPEAFDYQGTGSLDGKRIATSYPNLLNNYLAERKISAEILTLSGSVEVAPRMGMADVICDLVSTGQTLEDNKLKEVDTVLNSQAVFIQTHRQLEPDIQELFAMLARRVQAVQQAQERKYIVFHAPKSALERIAQKLPGAESPTILPLPGNNEKVAVHVVSSEGVFWNTLETIQYLGASSILVLPIEKMLE
- a CDS encoding YerC/YecD family TrpR-related protein, encoding MKIHGSFNKSALPNLMQAISLLKNEDEAMQFFTDLCTPAELESMADRWQVVPLLRQGIPYRTIHEETGVSVTTITRVARCLSFGTGGYRLIAERLEKL
- the cydP gene encoding cytochrome oxidase putative small subunit CydP, producing MKPLTRDIVFTLSFKMILLVLLWYFCVRGMHPELSSNKEWLLGKEEQTVLTPNNKR
- a CDS encoding cytochrome ubiquinol oxidase subunit I, encoding MIPAAEVVDLSRLQFALTALYHFLFVPLTLGLSVMLAIMETVYVMTGRDLWKKMVKYWGVLFGINFVLGVATGLTMEFQFGTNWAYYSHYVGDVFGAPLAIEGLMAFFLEATFVGLFFFGWNRLSKLQHLTSTWLLALGTNLSALWILIANGWMQHPVGAYFDYQTMRMEVSSFYEMLFNPVAQAKFVHTISAGYVTGAMFVLSISAYFLLRGRNKAFAKRSMTVAVSFGLASALSVVVLGDESGYVANENQKMKLATMEAMWHTEKAPANLTVFGIPDEKTLTTKYAIDIPYALGIIATRSFNTPLQGIIELIEEGKLKIKDGMIAYDALKVLQKDPKNEQAKAVFTKHSENLGYALLLKKYTENVTDATEEQINQAAHDLKPKVLPMFFSFRIMVACGIYFILLFATGFYLSVRHRLEKTLWYHRVAFYSLPLPWVAAELGWIVAEYGRQPWVVEGILPTFMGASSLTSGQVMTSIAGFVLFYTVLAIVEIYLMVKYIRLGPDGMNHH